The Topomyia yanbarensis strain Yona2022 chromosome 3, ASM3024719v1, whole genome shotgun sequence nucleotide sequence CTATTGAtgttacacatagattttttacaattagcggaggcagatagacactatttgctggcaaataaacctaatgtgtgtatttacaagacttAGTAACCTTACATTCCCATTTCATAAAtataaggcacataaaacccgattTTATAACAATACGCatttataacttatgtgtgcgcatacatagtttatacagttgacacacaAAAGGTATGTGTGTGCGGAATAACATTAGCATTTCTCcttcatatggattttaagtggtttgaagcaaatagaattaatttttggaaaaaaaatttcagtgtgTATCCAATATTTCGGCCTCATTGTTGATGGCATCAATTTTGTTGACCTGAAAAAATCGATCTGGTGTAATCGATTTTTCTTTCTAAATTCCCAttcaaaaatgtatgatttttttttacaatctatcttttatttcgaaatatcAGTTTTTTTATCCGATCTTTCCCGgttcgatgtttgacagcattaacttatattatttaaaaaaaatcgatgtaccaaaatcgattttatttttcaaaattcccaTCATTAAACGCTTTTCGTGATTATTCCATGCTATCTTGCTCCTTAAACTCCTTTTCATATAAATAGACAAATGACTACACGTTTATATTACCACTATTTATGCACCATGAAAATACAGTGCACATAAAATTCCTACCCCTCGCGGTTTTCGTATTATATGTTTAGCATTTGGTTCAGTGCATTGTTTTTTTCAGTTGGTATCTCAATGTCATTTCTGCACCTTGTCCATAACACAGTGTTGAGTATAAGAAAGGAAACACGATAACAATATCAGGAGAAATGACAGTCCGTGAGGACAATTATCTACTGGTATACCGAAAAGGCTGGTAAAGGAACGAAAAACATAGCGTGCAGCAAGTGTCATATCTATGTTACTATTTCGTATCTGTCAGACTACGGTTCAGAAAGAAACGTGTATTTTGTCCCATATATTTCTATAAGGTGTTCCATCCTCTACTGCAACCACTACCACTACTgctcagcgggccctccgccacacccggaccgggtgccggggaggttctcccgcggcccttctacaaccgcAATCCGTCAGACCAactactaccaccgcccagcgggccctccgccacacccggaccgggtgctggggaggttctcccgcggcccttctacaatggcaacccgtcagcccaactactaccaccgcccagcgggccctccgccaccgcccggaccgggtgctggggaggttttcCCGCGGCTCTCCTACAACCGCAATCTGCCAGCCCAATTACTACCACCgtccagcgggccctccgccacactcggaccgggtgctggggaggttctcccgcggcccttctacaatggcaacccgtcagcccaactaccaccaccgcccagcgggccctccgccaccgccaggaccgggtgctggggaggttctcccgcggcccttctacaactgcaatccgtcagcactattactaccaccgccctgcgggccctccgccacacttggaccgggtgctggggaggttctctcgcggcccttctacaatggcAACCCGTCAGCCCAACTACCACCACCGCCCAGTGGGCCCTCAGCCACCGCCCGGAcagggtgctggggaggttcgcccgcggcccttctacaaccgcAATTCATCAGCCCAATTGCTATTAACGCCCAGTGGGGCCTTTCaccacacccggaccgggtgctgagGAGGTTCTCCAGCGGCCCTTCGACAGCGACAATCTGCCAACTCATCAATCAGGAACGCTCAACGGGCCTCCCGCCACATCCAAACCGGATGCTGGGGAGGTCTCTCGTCTAACCGCAAATAAGCAAGTCACCCACCACCATCGTTCAGTGGGTCCACTGACATGCCAAAACCGGGCGCTGGGGAGGCTCTCCCTCGGCCCTGGCAAGCTGCCTTCATTCCGGAGCTCAACACCTCATCAATTCAATAGCCAATTGATCTCAAAGAAGAAAAACTAAATCAGTGATATGTATTACAACTATCTCCTTTCTGACGGCGAATGACCCTGTGTGGTTAAAgcccaataaataaataataataataattctatAAGGTGTTCTTTTTTGTGTTCTTTTAACATAGGTATAAAACGAAACCTTATAACCGAAGTAGGCTAAATTTTCTTTGAGTTTTATTTTGCAAGTCGTCTGTACATAGTAAAGTTATTGGAATAcctggtagataaaattatCGTCAAATCTTTGTGGACGATTTATAACGTTCTTGTGTCGAAGTGCTCGTTTTTCATACGTCTGTGGAGCTGaaattggtgctccagccatCGAAGCTTCGGCAGCATCTTCCAGCTCCAACCCATTACCATTCCGTTGATTAGGATACTGCTCGGCAAGGGTAGATGTTACATCAAAACCTGGAGCTTTCTTTAAATCCTGAATGTTTCTTGTATATTGCACACCTGTTTGACTTATGACT carries:
- the LOC131693820 gene encoding MAPK-interacting and spindle-stabilizing protein-like — its product is MATRQPNYYHRPAGPPPPPGPGAGEVFPRLSYNRNLPAQLLPPSSGPSATLGPGAGEVLPRPFYNCNPSALLLPPPCGPSATLGPGAGEVLSRPFYNGNPSAQLPPPPSGPSATARTGCWGGSPAALLQPQFISPIAINAQWGLSPHPDRVLRRFSSGPSTATICQLINQERSTGLPPHPNRMLGRSLV